The Mycolicibacterium smegmatis genome has a window encoding:
- a CDS encoding DUF7257 domain-containing protein, with protein MVLRADNGFWRTYPETDSFAFSYEDTTETFNYDTEADGDLGENWPLCCTEEGGGFIYADGSQARWKDDPDDWLITDTREVVAGPYKDFQTATNNQVVSMVIGSFQEWSLPEGAANDLWARMGRNPDGSWDGNGIRMRIENNILTSSAVPPFSPFANRLHCNPSPSGALDRRHPGISLRTPEAPSAEALGAAAMSEYGPQATTQTLRSNETNGDTIDSARGDGSNHRW; from the coding sequence TTGGTCCTGCGCGCCGACAACGGGTTCTGGCGCACCTACCCGGAAACCGACTCGTTCGCGTTCTCCTACGAGGACACCACGGAGACGTTCAACTACGACACCGAGGCTGACGGCGACCTGGGTGAGAACTGGCCGCTGTGCTGCACCGAAGAGGGTGGTGGGTTCATCTACGCCGACGGGTCGCAGGCCCGCTGGAAAGATGACCCCGACGACTGGCTGATCACCGACACCCGCGAGGTGGTGGCCGGGCCCTACAAGGACTTCCAGACCGCCACCAACAACCAGGTCGTCTCGATGGTCATCGGGTCGTTCCAGGAGTGGTCGCTGCCCGAGGGCGCGGCCAACGATCTGTGGGCGCGTATGGGCCGCAACCCCGATGGCTCCTGGGATGGCAACGGCATCCGCATGCGCATCGAGAACAACATCCTGACCTCTTCGGCGGTTCCCCCCTTTTCGCCGTTCGCGAATCGCCTGCACTGCAACCCATCGCCATCCGGAGCACTCGATCGGCGGCACCCGGGCATATCTCTTCGTACTCCCGAAGCGCCTTCGGCGGAGGCACTTGGTGCCGCAGCAATGTCCGAATATGGGCCGCAGGCTACCACCCAAACACTGCGCAGCAACGAGACAAACGGCGACACTATCGACAGCGCGAGGGGTGATGGGTCGAATCACCGCTGGTAA
- a CDS encoding HNH endonuclease, producing the protein MWFSWPFRSLAVLCAVAVAIGGLHLVQPTPSERVEQGAAAVSAAQKFADAATAAFTESAVGSDLTVSPEQRRTGLPTDPVTGLTSQTAAGPVQIVLPGGLGRAEHTPGGQVVYPNAGAGFDLLAENTATGTRTVARIAGPGGPRMVTTFVRTPADTVMLAHTNGYLTINKATPTAETVGMFAPAETRDATGGPVPSSYLVKQLAPQLYVLAEVIDPRPDTAWPVYVDPPLHLTGAGGAPLGLLDSFADSVSSLANTATSAVKTAASATVSGAKAVGSFVKENPLESAMLVGGVALAVTGVGGPAGAAAIAAATVNLSSAGLDIAAAAMPDNQALGMAANVMAAASMVTPQGAAKKVIKEGVEQAGEQLAKHTDDVIDVAKTTPTPPAQLADEVAAASTAKPPVSPGVSPKAPNAPPAKAPEPTQPASSAGPPGASTPGVRPGNLPRSQRVPPATKAQRDAAYEASAARNGGKPQCVYCGSSDGPFHIDHVVPRAKGGTNAPSNHAPACATTCNLAKSDKRPEDFLKELDARGVTRSDADQKFLDKAIQTQQQRLTSPADQRASQKARVQAVTNRQRKSARESAQRSSAQHDGRSGSDGGARSSDRKNDKDKKKDGKSKKHHPKPKGK; encoded by the coding sequence GTGTGGTTCAGTTGGCCGTTTCGGTCGCTGGCCGTGCTGTGTGCGGTGGCGGTCGCGATCGGTGGTCTGCACCTCGTCCAGCCCACACCGTCGGAGCGGGTAGAGCAGGGTGCGGCCGCGGTGTCGGCGGCGCAGAAGTTCGCTGACGCCGCGACCGCAGCGTTCACCGAGTCGGCGGTGGGCTCGGATCTGACCGTCTCGCCCGAGCAGCGCCGCACGGGCCTGCCCACCGACCCGGTGACCGGCCTGACCTCACAGACCGCGGCCGGCCCGGTGCAGATCGTGTTGCCGGGCGGTCTCGGGCGGGCTGAGCACACCCCGGGCGGGCAGGTGGTGTATCCGAATGCCGGTGCGGGATTTGATCTTCTGGCCGAAAATACCGCTACCGGTACTCGCACCGTGGCGCGGATCGCTGGCCCGGGTGGGCCACGGATGGTCACCACGTTCGTGCGCACCCCGGCCGACACGGTGATGTTGGCCCACACCAACGGGTATCTGACTATCAACAAAGCGACACCCACGGCCGAGACCGTCGGCATGTTCGCCCCCGCCGAAACCCGCGACGCCACCGGCGGACCAGTACCCAGCTCGTATCTTGTGAAGCAACTCGCCCCGCAGCTGTATGTGCTGGCCGAAGTGATCGACCCCCGGCCCGACACCGCCTGGCCGGTCTATGTTGACCCGCCACTGCACCTGACAGGTGCCGGCGGCGCGCCGCTGGGTTTGTTGGATTCGTTCGCCGACTCCGTCAGCTCATTGGCCAACACTGCGACGTCGGCGGTCAAGACCGCCGCGTCGGCGACCGTGTCGGGGGCGAAGGCGGTCGGGTCGTTCGTCAAAGAGAACCCGCTGGAATCGGCGATGCTGGTCGGCGGGGTGGCCCTGGCTGTCACCGGCGTCGGTGGACCTGCGGGCGCGGCCGCGATCGCTGCGGCGACGGTGAACCTGTCCAGCGCCGGTCTCGATATCGCCGCGGCCGCCATGCCCGACAACCAAGCACTGGGCATGGCCGCTAACGTGATGGCCGCGGCGTCCATGGTCACCCCACAAGGCGCCGCCAAAAAGGTCATCAAAGAAGGCGTCGAACAAGCCGGCGAACAACTCGCCAAACACACCGACGACGTCATCGACGTCGCCAAAACCACCCCCACCCCACCCGCGCAGCTCGCCGACGAGGTCGCGGCCGCGAGCACGGCGAAACCACCCGTCTCACCCGGTGTCTCGCCGAAAGCCCCCAACGCGCCACCCGCGAAAGCGCCAGAACCGACGCAGCCTGCCAGCAGTGCAGGACCGCCGGGAGCGAGCACCCCAGGCGTCCGGCCAGGAAACCTCCCGCGTAGCCAACGCGTGCCCCCTGCCACGAAGGCACAGCGCGACGCGGCATACGAGGCAAGCGCCGCCCGCAACGGAGGAAAGCCCCAATGCGTCTATTGCGGCAGCAGTGATGGTCCATTTCACATCGACCACGTGGTCCCTCGCGCCAAGGGCGGGACCAATGCCCCTTCGAACCACGCGCCGGCATGCGCGACGACCTGTAATCTCGCCAAAAGCGATAAACGACCCGAGGATTTTCTCAAAGAGCTAGACGCGCGCGGCGTGACGAGGTCAGATGCCGACCAGAAGTTCCTTGATAAAGCCATCCAAACACAGCAACAACGCCTAACGTCGCCAGCTGATCAGCGGGCCAGCCAAAAGGCCCGCGTGCAAGCGGTCACGAATCGCCAGCGCAAGTCAGCTCGGGAATCGGCTCAGCGGTCTAGCGCACAGCACGACGGACGTTCCGGCTCCGATGGGGGCGCACGATCATCTGACAGGAAAAACGATAAGGATAAGAAGAAAGACGGGAAGAGTAAGAAACATCACCCGAAACCAAAAGGGAAATAG
- a CDS encoding IS256 family transposase, producing the protein MLTVVHDTEDANDKASGAGRSLLDEIVRDGARQMLAAALQAEVAAYVAQFADQLDENGHRLVVRNGYHQPREVLTAAGAVQVKAPRVNDRRVDPDTGERKRFSSAILPAWARKSPQMSEVLPLLYLHGLSSNDFTPALEQFLGSGAGLSASTITRLTAQWQDEARAFGARDLSATDYVYLWVDGIHLKVRLDQEKLCLLVMLGVRADGRKELVAITDGYRESAESWADLLRDCKRRGMTAPVLAIGDGALGFWKAVREVFPATKEQRCWFHKQANVLAALPKSAHPSALAAIKEIYNAEDIDKAQIAVKAFEADFGAKYPKAVAKITDDLDVLLEFYKYPAEHWIHLRTTNPIESTFATVRLRTKVTKGPGSRAAGLAMAYKLIDAAAARWRAVNAPHLVALVRAGAVFHKGRLLERPTDITPPTSPSDGGQHAGTEVA; encoded by the coding sequence ATGCTCACCGTAGTTCACGACACCGAGGACGCCAACGACAAGGCCAGCGGTGCTGGTCGGTCGTTGTTGGATGAGATCGTCCGCGACGGGGCCCGGCAGATGCTGGCCGCGGCGTTGCAGGCCGAGGTCGCCGCCTACGTGGCGCAGTTCGCCGATCAACTCGACGAGAACGGTCACCGGTTGGTGGTGCGAAACGGCTATCACCAGCCCCGGGAGGTGCTGACCGCCGCCGGCGCGGTGCAGGTGAAAGCGCCGCGGGTCAACGACCGCCGTGTCGACCCCGACACCGGTGAACGCAAGCGGTTCTCCTCGGCGATCCTGCCGGCCTGGGCGCGCAAGTCGCCGCAGATGAGCGAGGTACTGCCGCTGCTGTACCTGCACGGCCTGTCGAGCAACGATTTCACCCCTGCCCTCGAGCAGTTCCTCGGCTCCGGCGCTGGGCTGTCGGCCAGCACGATCACCCGGCTCACGGCGCAGTGGCAAGACGAGGCCCGCGCGTTTGGGGCCCGCGACCTCTCGGCCACTGATTACGTGTATCTGTGGGTCGACGGCATTCACCTCAAGGTGCGGCTGGACCAGGAAAAGCTCTGTCTGCTGGTGATGCTGGGCGTGCGTGCTGATGGCCGCAAGGAGCTCGTGGCGATCACCGACGGCTACCGCGAGTCGGCCGAGTCGTGGGCCGATCTGTTGCGCGACTGCAAGCGCCGCGGCATGACCGCCCCCGTACTCGCGATCGGCGATGGCGCGCTCGGGTTCTGGAAAGCAGTCCGCGAGGTTTTCCCGGCCACCAAAGAGCAGCGGTGCTGGTTTCATAAGCAGGCCAATGTTCTTGCTGCACTGCCGAAATCAGCGCACCCGTCGGCGCTGGCGGCGATCAAGGAGATCTACAACGCCGAGGATATCGACAAGGCCCAGATCGCGGTCAAGGCCTTCGAGGCCGACTTCGGCGCGAAGTATCCCAAGGCGGTCGCTAAGATCACCGACGACCTCGATGTGCTGCTGGAATTCTACAAGTATCCGGCCGAACATTGGATTCATCTGCGAACGACGAATCCGATCGAATCCACCTTTGCCACAGTGCGTTTGAGGACCAAGGTCACCAAGGGGCCCGGATCACGAGCGGCCGGACTAGCGATGGCCTACAAGCTCATCGACGCCGCCGCGGCCCGCTGGCGTGCCGTCAACGCCCCACACCTGGTCGCCCTGGTCCGCGCCGGCGCGGTCTTCCATAAAGGCAGACTGCTCGAACGACCCACCGACATCACCCCGCCAACATCGCCCTCAGACGGCGGTCAGCACGCCGGAACGGAGGTCGCCTGA
- a CDS encoding DUF4265 domain-containing protein — protein MRFEIDTDDEHSWPPANSETLWVLPEPEARTYRVLSIPVLADGIAVNDTVLGEFANDNLMFKGKITSGGHSTIRIFIDHQVEEGILTERIAAIISEVEAAGCTVRRSGWDLIVAVDIPTLDAYEHVYDDCLIPRGEAGELAVESACMTFDT, from the coding sequence ATGAGGTTCGAGATCGACACCGACGACGAGCACTCCTGGCCACCTGCCAACTCAGAGACGCTTTGGGTTCTGCCTGAGCCGGAAGCTCGAACATACCGGGTGCTTAGTATCCCCGTTCTTGCCGACGGTATCGCCGTCAACGACACTGTCCTCGGCGAGTTCGCGAACGACAATCTCATGTTCAAAGGCAAGATCACCTCCGGTGGGCACTCCACCATCCGAATCTTTATCGACCACCAGGTCGAGGAAGGCATCCTCACTGAGCGCATCGCTGCCATCATCAGCGAAGTAGAAGCTGCTGGCTGCACCGTCCGGCGAAGTGGATGGGATTTGATCGTTGCCGTAGACATTCCGACGCTGGACGCTTACGAGCACGTCTACGACGACTGCCTCATCCCCAGGGGCGAAGCTGGCGAACTCGCCGTCGAATCAGCATGCATGACCTTCGACACCTAG
- a CDS encoding Mu transposase domain-containing protein, with protein sequence MLTWEDDVEVHALRKRGWTISAIARHTGRDRKTIADYLSGKRTPGVRARPGPDPFEPFVDYVAARLTEDPHLWARTLLDELEQLGFPLSYQSLTRNIRARNLRPDCQACRTATERPNSVIEHAPGDETQWDWLELPDPPESWGWGKTAHLLVGSLAHSGKWRAALTPSEDQPQLVAALDRVTRELGGCTRVWRFDRMATVCDPGSGRVTASFAGVAKHYGVSVAICPPRRGNRKGVVEKVNHTAAQRWWRTLDDELTAEAAQASVDRFARVRGGTRMRATADGRSAVAVVAKTEPLAPVPATPYPVIISQTRTASRQALVSYRGNRYSVPPELAAAQVVVSHPVGAQFCDIATVAGIVIARHRMAADGLGVMVRDSGHVIALDTMAMATASTGRPHRRKERIPPGPAAKAAAAQLLHLNDANQEAAESSTWSTDSTVIDLSAYERAAQKRTIQ encoded by the coding sequence ATGCTCACATGGGAGGACGATGTGGAAGTACATGCCCTACGTAAACGTGGTTGGACGATCTCGGCGATCGCCCGCCACACCGGCCGGGACCGCAAAACGATCGCGGATTATTTGTCGGGAAAGCGAACACCTGGGGTGCGGGCGCGGCCGGGCCCGGATCCGTTCGAGCCGTTCGTCGACTATGTCGCCGCGCGGCTGACCGAGGACCCGCATCTGTGGGCCCGCACCCTGCTCGACGAACTCGAGCAGCTGGGATTTCCGCTGTCGTATCAGAGCCTGACCCGCAACATCCGGGCGAGGAACCTGCGCCCGGACTGCCAGGCGTGTCGCACCGCCACCGAACGCCCGAACTCCGTCATCGAGCACGCTCCTGGCGATGAAACCCAGTGGGACTGGCTGGAATTGCCCGATCCACCCGAATCCTGGGGGTGGGGTAAGACCGCACATCTGCTGGTGGGCTCGCTGGCGCATTCTGGCAAGTGGCGGGCGGCGTTGACGCCGTCGGAGGATCAGCCGCAGCTGGTCGCCGCGCTGGACCGGGTGACCCGCGAGCTCGGTGGCTGCACGCGGGTGTGGCGGTTTGACCGGATGGCCACCGTCTGTGACCCGGGTTCGGGGCGGGTGACCGCGTCGTTTGCCGGGGTGGCCAAGCATTACGGGGTGTCGGTGGCGATCTGCCCACCGCGGCGGGGAAACCGCAAGGGTGTGGTGGAGAAGGTCAATCACACTGCCGCGCAACGCTGGTGGCGCACCCTGGATGACGAGTTGACCGCCGAGGCGGCGCAGGCCAGTGTGGACCGGTTTGCCCGGGTGCGCGGTGGCACCCGGATGCGGGCCACCGCTGACGGGCGGTCAGCGGTGGCTGTGGTGGCCAAGACCGAACCCTTGGCGCCAGTGCCGGCGACGCCGTATCCGGTGATCATTTCCCAAACCCGCACGGCGTCACGCCAAGCGTTGGTGTCCTACCGCGGCAACCGCTACTCGGTGCCGCCGGAGCTGGCCGCCGCCCAGGTGGTGGTCAGCCATCCCGTCGGGGCGCAGTTCTGCGATATCGCCACGGTCGCAGGGATAGTGATCGCGCGGCACCGCATGGCCGCCGACGGACTCGGGGTGATGGTCCGCGACAGCGGCCATGTCATCGCCCTGGACACCATGGCGATGGCGACAGCGTCCACCGGGCGTCCCCATCGCCGCAAGGAACGCATCCCACCCGGGCCGGCCGCCAAAGCCGCTGCCGCCCAACTGCTTCACCTCAACGACGCTAACCAAGAAGCTGCCGAATCCTCCACTTGGTCAACTGATTCCACTGTCATCGACCTGTCCGCCTATGAGCGGGCCGCCCAGAAAAGGACCATCCAATGA